The following coding sequences lie in one Apium graveolens cultivar Ventura chromosome 3, ASM990537v1, whole genome shotgun sequence genomic window:
- the LOC141712814 gene encoding uncharacterized protein LOC141712814 isoform X2 → MEANLSDGNNLDADVLLPPRKRLLAGLKKQNFDGRSHMPSTFVVSGKFDILLSNLLESHMNKSPEEIMEDSRSAVETANKVAKAARAVAENKAEVAAKAMAAAKSALDLFAIMPETSSREKYMRKNKMKRQVPVNILFNKKQRVEHDAELARDLHRAINSSPRTVKTSSIPDLKSVEHKRLVKSLSLQKLKYNNGGPSPPVSNGNGQTDKLYSYGSAQGAYDYRIDENISKLDKADQSKMTDRVSSFYGGKMKESMEDPVSFCRKRGRIKQKKLLLSICSFRDQEKPNEQLKHKSEALSDGNVNKDTASNNNLLYVGPAGGSAMSYDRSTTWKYKEFHGPAIIKQHKVMQL, encoded by the coding sequence ATGGAAGCTAATCTCTCTGATGGAAATAATTTGGACGCTGATGTTCTTTTACCGCCTCGAAAGCGGCTCCTGGCCGGattaaaaaaacaaaattttGATGGCAGATCACATATGCCATCAACATTTGTAGTTTCTGGTAAATTTGATATCCTGCTTAGTAATTTGTTGGAGTCTCATATGAATAAATCCCCAGAAGAAATCATGGAGGACTCAAGGTCTGCAGTTGAAACTGCAAATAAGGTTGCAAAAGCTGCAAGAGCCGTTGCGGAAAATAAGGCTGAGGTAGCAGCCAAAGCTATGGCTGCTGCTAAGAGTGCTCTGGATTTGTTTGCAATTATGCCTGAGACATCTAGCAGAGAAAAATATATGAGAAAGAATAAGATGAAGAGGCAAGTCCCAGTTAATATTTTGTTTAATAAGAAACAAAGGGTTGAGCATGATGCAGAATTAGCACGTGACTTGCACCGGGCCATTAATAGCTCCCCAAGAACTGTAAAGACCTCTTCAATTCCTGATTTGAAGAGTGTAGAACATAAGAGGCTTGTGAAGAGTTTGTCTTTGCAAAAGCTGAAATACAATAATGGAGGACCTAGCCCTCCTGTGAGCAATGGGAATGGTCAAACAGATAAGTTGTATTCTTATGGCTCTGCGCAGGGAGCTTATGATTATAGAATTGATGAAAACATATCAAAATTAGATAAAGCTGATCAGTCAAAGATGACAGATAGGGTTTCGAGTTTCTATGGGGGCAAAATGAAGGAATCTATGGAGGATCCTGTTAGCTTTTGCAGAAAAAGGGGAAGGATCAAGCAAAAAAAGTTGCTTTTGAGCATTTGCAGTTTCAGGGATCAAGAAAAACCCAACGAACAGCTGAAACATAAAAGTGAGGCGCTGTCTGATGGAAATGTGAACAAAGATACTGCAAGCAATAATAATCTGTTGTATGTAGGTCCTGCTGGTGGTAGTGCGATGTCATATGATAGGTCAACAACATGGAAATACAAGGAATTTCATGGACCAGCGATAATTAAACAACACAAAGTCATGCAGTTATAG
- the LOC141712813 gene encoding uncharacterized protein LOC141712813 yields MSCSSSSGSSEEDEGFDSYRKGGYHAVRVADTFASGRYIAQRKLGWGQFSTVWLAYDTQKEAYVALKIQKSAPEFGQSALHEIEVLSAIANGDPTNSKYVVRLIDHFKHVGPNGQHWCMVLEFLGDNILRLIRYNRYKGLEMNKVREICKCVLTGLDYLHRELSLIHTDLKPENILLLSTINSSKDPIKSKMAPILEKPEGVSNGSATMSVIEKRLKQRARRAVATISTKRGGFVSAPKPARCLDGIDMNCKIVDFGNTCWESKKFAEEIQTRQYRAPEVILQSDYSFSADMWSFACTAFELATGEMMFTPKGTQGFSEDEDHLALMMELLGKIPRKIAIGGRRSKDYFDRHGDLKRIRRLKYCTLDRLLVDKFKLSNTDARELAQFLSPILDFAPEKRPTAQQCLQHPWLNLKNPGS; encoded by the exons ATGTCATGTTCTTCATCATCTGGATCATCTGAAGAAGACGAGGGGTTTGATTCTTACCGGAAAGGTGGGTATCACGCCGTCAGAGTTGCCGATACGTTTGCTTCCGGCCGGTACATCGCCCAGAGAAAACTCGGGTGGGGTCAGTTTTCTACTGTTTGGCTGGCTTATGATACTCAGAAAGAG GCATATGTAGctttaaaaattcagaaaagtgCACCAGAATTCGGTCAATCTGCTCTCCATGAAATTGAAGTTCTTTCTGCTATTGCTAATGGTGACCCCACGAATAGTAAATATGTTGTAAGGTTAATTGACCATTTTAAGCATGTAGGCCCAAATGGACAACATTGGTGCATGGTTCTCGAATTTCTCGGGGATAATATTCTCCGGCTAATCAGATACAACCGTTATAAAGGCCTTGAAATGAACAAGGTAAGGGAGATATGCAAATGCGTATTGACTGGTTTGGATTATTTGCATAGAGAACTCAGTCTAATACACACAGACCTAAAACCTGAAAACATTCTTCTTCTTTCCACTATAAATTCTTCGAAAGACCCAATTAAGTCTAAGATGGCCCCCATTCTTGAAAAGCCTGAAGGGGTTTCTAATGGAAGTGCTACTATGAGTGTTATTGAGAAAAGGCTAAAGCAGAGGGCTAGGAGAGCAGTGGCCACAATATCTACCAAAAGGGGTGGATTTGTTTCAGCTCCAAAGCCTGCCAGATGTCTAGATGGGATAGATATGAATTGCAAAATCGTGGATTTTGGTAATACATGTTGGGAGAGcaagaaatttgctgaagaaattcaAACAAGACAATATAGAGCTCCTGAAGTTATACTACAGTCTGACTACTCATTTTCTGCCGATATGTGGTCATTTGCTTGCACAGCTTTTGAGCTTGCCACTGGTGAGATGATGTTCACCCCTAAGGGTACCCAAGGATTTAGTGAGGATGAG GACCATCTTGCTCTAATGATGGAACTCCTTGGGAAAATTCCTAGGAAG ATTGCTATTGGAGGACGTCGATCCAAAGACTATTTTGACAGACATGGAGATCTGAAGAGGATCCGGAGGTTAAAATACTGCACACTTGATCGATTGCTGGTTGACAAATTTAAACTTTCTAACACGGATGCACGTGAATTAGCACAGTTTCTTAGTCCTATTCTTGATTTCGCACCTGAGAAGCGACCAACTGCTCAGCAATGTTTGCAACACCCATGGCTTAACTTGAAGAATCCTGGCAGTTGA
- the LOC141712815 gene encoding lysine histidine transporter-like 5 — protein sequence MAASDVQNMQSAEEREEINRWLPITANRNAKWYYSTFHNVTAVVGAGVLGLPYAMSQLGWIPGILALGISWIVTFYSFWQLIQMHEMEPEKRFDRYSELGEYAYGPTVGYWMVTPQQLIVQVATDIVYMVTGGKSLKKSCDMLHSWFSGVRQTYFILVFAFIQLILSQVPDFNSLKIVSLAAAVMSFAYSMIAFVASLIRGADNRKNVSYGVRSHTTAGVVFDVFSSLGTIAFAFAGHSVALEIQATIPSPSRKPMWRGVIVAYIIVAICYFCVSIGGFWAFGDQVDDDVLVTLEKPDWLIVVANFMVFIHVLGSYQVFAIVVFDKMESYLLQVRKLTPGRSLRLITRSLYVAMTAFIGILIPFFGGLLGFFGGLAFSSTSYFLPGIFWLALKKPKKWSFHWCASYVCITIGILITILAPIGGLRTIVVSASTYKMFT from the exons ATGGCAGCAAGTGATGTTCAGAATATGCAGTCTGCGGAAGAAAGGGAAGAAATTAATAGATGGTTGCCTATCACAGCCAACCGAAATGCTAAATGGTATTACTCTACCTTCCATAATGTAACTGCAGTTGTTGGCGCTGGCGTACTTGGCTTACCCTACGCCATGTCCCAACTTGGCTG GATTCCGGGTATACTGGCTCTAGGAATATCGTGGATAGTAACGTTTTATTCATTCTGGCAACTGATACAAATGCATGAAATGGAGCCAGAAAAGAGATTTGACAGATATTCTGAATTGGGAGAATATGCATATGGGCCGACAGTCGGGTACTGGATGGTCACTCCCCAGCAGTTGATTGTACAAGTTGCAACAGACATAGTATATATGGTTACTGGAGGCAAGTCTTTGAAAAAGAGTTGTGATATGTTGCATTCCTGGTTCAGTGGAGTTCGCCAAACTTATTTCATCCTCGTATTTGCTTTCATACAACTGATTTTGTCTCAAGTTCCTGACTTTAACTCCTTGAAGATTGTTTCCTTGGCCGCTGCAGTCATGTCTTTTGC TTATTCAATGATAGCATTTGTTGCATCATTAATCAGAGGAGCGGATAATAGAAAGAACGTAAGTTATGGGGTGAGATCTCATACAACAGCAGGAGTAGTATTTGATGTATTCAGCAGTCTTGGTACAATTGCGTTTGCATTTGCAGGCCATAGTGTTGCTTTAGAGATTCAAGCCACCATTCCTTCACCTTCAAGAAAACCCATGTGGAGAGGTGTTATTGTTGCTTATATCATTGTTGCCATTTGTTATTTCTGTGTTTCCATTGGGGGTTTCTGGGCTTTTGGTGATCAAGTTGATGATGATGTTCTTGTTACTCTTGAAAAGCCTGATTGGCTTATTGTTGTTGCTAATTTCATGGTCTTCATCCATGTTCTCGGAAGTTACCAG GTGTTTGCGATTGTGGTGTTTGATAAGATGGAATCCTATCTGCTGCAAGTAAGAAAACTCACTCCCGGACGATCTCTTCGCCTTATTACACGTAGTTTATATGTGG CTATGACGGCCTTCATTGGGATATTAATTCCGTTTTTTGGAGGATTATTGGGATTTTTTGGAGGGCTTGCATTTTCATCAACATCTTACTTT CTCCCTGGTATTTTCTGGCTGGCCCTCAAGAAACCCAAGAAATGGAGTTTTCACTGGTGTGCCTCTTAT GTATGCATCACAATTGGTATTCTAATTACAATTCTTGCACCAATTGGAGGTTTACGAACTATTGTTGTATCGGCCAGCACTTACAAGATGTTTACCTAA
- the LOC141712814 gene encoding uncharacterized protein LOC141712814 isoform X1, producing MKMIAGPVMEANLSDGNNLDADVLLPPRKRLLAGLKKQNFDGRSHMPSTFVVSGKFDILLSNLLESHMNKSPEEIMEDSRSAVETANKVAKAARAVAENKAEVAAKAMAAAKSALDLFAIMPETSSREKYMRKNKMKRQVPVNILFNKKQRVEHDAELARDLHRAINSSPRTVKTSSIPDLKSVEHKRLVKSLSLQKLKYNNGGPSPPVSNGNGQTDKLYSYGSAQGAYDYRIDENISKLDKADQSKMTDRVSSFYGGKMKESMEDPVSFCRKRGRIKQKKLLLSICSFRDQEKPNEQLKHKSEALSDGNVNKDTASNNNLLYVGPAGGSAMSYDRSTTWKYKEFHGPAIIKQHKVMQL from the exons ATGAAGATGATTGCTGGACCAG TAATGGAAGCTAATCTCTCTGATGGAAATAATTTGGACGCTGATGTTCTTTTACCGCCTCGAAAGCGGCTCCTGGCCGGattaaaaaaacaaaattttGATGGCAGATCACATATGCCATCAACATTTGTAGTTTCTGGTAAATTTGATATCCTGCTTAGTAATTTGTTGGAGTCTCATATGAATAAATCCCCAGAAGAAATCATGGAGGACTCAAGGTCTGCAGTTGAAACTGCAAATAAGGTTGCAAAAGCTGCAAGAGCCGTTGCGGAAAATAAGGCTGAGGTAGCAGCCAAAGCTATGGCTGCTGCTAAGAGTGCTCTGGATTTGTTTGCAATTATGCCTGAGACATCTAGCAGAGAAAAATATATGAGAAAGAATAAGATGAAGAGGCAAGTCCCAGTTAATATTTTGTTTAATAAGAAACAAAGGGTTGAGCATGATGCAGAATTAGCACGTGACTTGCACCGGGCCATTAATAGCTCCCCAAGAACTGTAAAGACCTCTTCAATTCCTGATTTGAAGAGTGTAGAACATAAGAGGCTTGTGAAGAGTTTGTCTTTGCAAAAGCTGAAATACAATAATGGAGGACCTAGCCCTCCTGTGAGCAATGGGAATGGTCAAACAGATAAGTTGTATTCTTATGGCTCTGCGCAGGGAGCTTATGATTATAGAATTGATGAAAACATATCAAAATTAGATAAAGCTGATCAGTCAAAGATGACAGATAGGGTTTCGAGTTTCTATGGGGGCAAAATGAAGGAATCTATGGAGGATCCTGTTAGCTTTTGCAGAAAAAGGGGAAGGATCAAGCAAAAAAAGTTGCTTTTGAGCATTTGCAGTTTCAGGGATCAAGAAAAACCCAACGAACAGCTGAAACATAAAAGTGAGGCGCTGTCTGATGGAAATGTGAACAAAGATACTGCAAGCAATAATAATCTGTTGTATGTAGGTCCTGCTGGTGGTAGTGCGATGTCATATGATAGGTCAACAACATGGAAATACAAGGAATTTCATGGACCAGCGATAATTAAACAACACAAAGTCATGCAGTTATAG
- the LOC141714621 gene encoding uncharacterized protein LOC141714621, translating into MMEFEIMHHMKRKHSGGEGEIALKVDISKAYDRVDWNYLKHRMSSMGMKQWDVGRIKAHFLENNAKAIITVPLPQREVKNMVVWVESTDGEGWKKIWRLALPHIFKIFLWRFCTNTIPVINRLSSKGVNLSDTCPMCSMDAEHLLHVFFNYQFASQCWGHMGVSYDMQNVTSASEWLINKLGTCMNAELIKIVEVLWGVWFRRNRRVWDDKIVSHVIAMDWSVKVVIDWQKAQ; encoded by the exons ATGATGGAATTTGAGATAATGCACCAtatgaagaggaagcatagtgGCGGGGAGGGAGAAATTGCTTTAAAAGTTGACATTAGTAAGGCATATGATCGCGTGGATTGGAACTACTTGAAGCATCGAATGAGTAGTATGG GTATGAAGCAGTGGGATGTTGGGAGAATAAAGGCTCATTTTCTTGAAAATAACGCTAAAGCTATTATTACAGTTCCATTACCTCAAAGAGAAGTAAAAAACATGGTGGTTTGGGTGGAATCTACAGATG GTGAAGGTTGGAAGAAGATTTGGAGATTGGCATTGcctcatatattcaaaatatttctctggAGGTTTTGTACGAACACTATTCCTGTTATAAACCGTCTAAGCTCCAAAGGTGTGAATTTATCTGATACGTGTCCTATGTGTTCTATGGATGCCGAACATCTTCTTCATGTTTTCTTCAACTATCAGTTTGCGTCTCAGTGTTGGGGTCATATGGGTGTTTCTTATGATATGCAAAATGTTACGAGTGCCTCTGAATGGTTGATAAATAAACTTGGTACTTGCATGAATGCCGAATTGATTAAGATTGTTGAGGTCCTATGGGGTGTCTGGTTCCGGAGAAATAGAAGAGTTTGGGATGATAAAATAGTGTCTCATGTTATAGCCATGGATTGGAGTGTGAAAGTTGTGATAGACTGGCAAAAAGCCCAATGA
- the LOC141712816 gene encoding uncharacterized protein LOC141712816, with product MVEFTILNARFTYIHHYTTSVDTHHVVVRPNASLNFILLVSRFLLLAIPFLLLLLKNESATLILWILLVVSLLFKLWLWKPVDKESIIIMPNFGVQLETQYRCGSNSRRFIPMSKILKPVLNECVTPVTCYWSLSLIVRGEEELTLVFKELQPPIKMLVPIWKALCAAADCR from the exons ATGGTGGAATTCACCATTTTAAATGCGAGATTTACTTACATTCATCATTACACAACTTCTGTCGACACACACCATGTTGTTGTTCGACCAAATGCCTCATTGAACTTCATTCTACTCGTTTCTCGATTTCTTCTCTTGGCCATTCCCTTTCTTCTCTTGCTCCTCAAG AATGAATCAGCTACTTTAATTCTTTGGATTCTCCTTGTCGTGTCCTTACTCTTCAAATTATGGTTATGGAAGCCTGTCGATAAAG AATCAATTATTATCATGCCAAATTTTGGAGTACAGCTGGAAACTCAATATAGATG TGGGAGTAACTCCAGGCGGTTTATCCCAATGAGCAAAATTCTGAAACCAGTGCTCAATGAATGTGTGACGCCTGTTACTTGCTACTGGAGTTTATCTTTAATTGTAAGAGGTGAAGAAGAACTTACATTAGTTTTCAAG GAATTACAACCACCCATTAAAATGTTAGTTCCTATCTGGAAGGCTTTGTGCGCAGCTGCAGATTGTAGATAA